The Abditibacteriota bacterium genome segment CGCTGATAGTCGGATGTCTGCCCATCGGCTCCATCGCCGGCGGCTTCATCACCGGCAAGAAGGGCCCCAGACTGCCCATAGTGCTGGGCAGCGTCATCTTTTGTCTGGGGCTCATAGTGGCCTCCTTTGCAGTCAAGGCCGACAATATGGCCCTGCTGTATGCAGGCTTTGGCGTGATGATGGGTATCGGCTCCGGTATGGCCTACGGTACCATCGTGGGCGTGGTGGCTCAGTGGTTCCCCGACATGAGAGGCTTTGCCACGGGTCTCGTGGTGGCCGCTCTGGGCGGCGGGCCCCTGATCCTGGCTCCCTTTGCCCAGTGGCTGCTGAACACCTATGAGCTGCAGGGGACCTACATGATACTGGGCATTCTGTTCATGGTCATCATGGTCTGCGCCGCTCTGGTGGTCAAACAGCCCGAGGCCGTGGCCGGCAGCAAGGCTGCCGGAGGGACCGGCAGGGACTACACCGCCGGCGAGATGCTGAAGACCTCCACCTTCTGGCTCATAGCCTTTATGTATGCCGCGGGAGCCTTTGCCGGCCTGATGATAGTGAGCCAGGCCAAGGGCATCACCCTGGACGTCATAGAGGACACGGGCTTTGTCACCCAGAATCCCGAGATGCTGGCAGTCACCGGCGTCATGGTGCTGGCAGTGGCCAACGCCTTCGGCAGGCTGGTGTGGGGCGCCGTTTCTGACAGACTGGGACGCATGCCCGCCCTCATCATCATGTTTGCCCTGAATTGTCTCATCATGGCTTTTATGACCATCATCAGCCAGAGCTTCCCCGGCTTTATGGGAGCCCTGGTGCTGGTGGGACTGCTGTTCGGCGGCTATCTGGGACTGTTTCCTTCGGTCTGCGCGGACTATTTCGGCAGCCGCAACGTGTCGCTTAATTACGGCATACTGTTTGCCGCCTTTGCCGTGGCCGGCGTAGCCGGTCCCATGGTGGGCGCTCTCCTGGAGCCCGTGGCGGCATACTGCACGGCAGCCATTCTGAGCCTGCTGGGCCTGGGCGCCACTATCATAGTGTCCAAAAAAAGAACTGCTTGATGAAAGCGCTCCTGCCGCTCTTTATTGTTCTGTGCCTGATGGGGACAGGCTGCGTGTCCCGCAAGCCCGCCCCCGCTTCCCCCGGGAAGCAGGCCCCGGCTGCCGCCCCCGCGCCGGAAAAGGCGCCTGCCGCCGCTCCCGCCGCGGAGGATACCTCCCGGCCCGTGGGGGAGGGAGATATGACCGCCCCCAAGGGCTACCGGTTCATCAAGGGCATCAGAGGCGATTTTGACTGCGACGGCACGGAAGAGAAGGCAGGCCTCTTTGAGAGGGAAAAGGAGAGCTACAGCAGGGAAAAGCCCAAGTATTTTCTCATAGTGGAGTCCGCCGACGGCCGGGCTCTCATGAAGACGGGCGACGTCATCCATCCCGACGCCGCCATGTACGTGAAGCCGGTCACCCGCAGGGGCTACAGAGAGCTGCTGGTCACCGACTACCACGGGGGCAAAGAGGACTTTTACACCGTGTTCGTGTACGGCTGGAAAAAATACAAGGGCG includes the following:
- a CDS encoding OFA family MFS transporter, producing the protein MNKSSIRWIILFAGFLANMCQGLAYASSVFMAPIVATFGVEKAQASLAFSLIVGCLPIGSIAGGFITGKKGPRLPIVLGSVIFCLGLIVASFAVKADNMALLYAGFGVMMGIGSGMAYGTIVGVVAQWFPDMRGFATGLVVAALGGGPLILAPFAQWLLNTYELQGTYMILGILFMVIMVCAALVVKQPEAVAGSKAAGGTGRDYTAGEMLKTSTFWLIAFMYAAGAFAGLMIVSQAKGITLDVIEDTGFVTQNPEMLAVTGVMVLAVANAFGRLVWGAVSDRLGRMPALIIMFALNCLIMAFMTIISQSFPGFMGALVLVGLLFGGYLGLFPSVCADYFGSRNVSLNYGILFAAFAVAGVAGPMVGALLEPVAAYCTAAILSLLGLGATIIVSKKRTA